A stretch of the Clostridium botulinum genome encodes the following:
- the noc gene encoding nucleoid occlusion protein, with protein sequence MKKDVEYISTDIIIPNAYQPRKYFNEETIDELGKSIKNYGIIQPLSVRKLEDNKYELIAGERRFRAATKIGLKEVPVIVIDICDKDSAAIALLENIQREDLSFLEEAEAYYNLIQEHEYTQSQLASIIGKKQSTIANKLRILKLDEEIRKSVLENNLTERHARALLKLPTKELQKKVLKIVIKRGLNVKKTEELINKELLKLAGKELASDGKKKIKGIFAPRVYVNTVKQVFDKYGVQATYRTKDSEDKIQVIINIPKK encoded by the coding sequence ATGAAAAAAGATGTTGAGTATATATCTACTGATATAATTATTCCAAATGCTTATCAACCTAGAAAATATTTTAATGAGGAAACTATTGATGAATTAGGTAAATCTATAAAAAACTATGGCATAATTCAACCTCTTTCTGTTAGAAAATTAGAAGATAATAAGTATGAACTTATTGCAGGAGAAAGAAGATTTAGAGCGGCAACTAAAATAGGATTAAAAGAGGTACCTGTTATTGTTATAGATATTTGCGATAAAGATTCAGCAGCTATTGCTCTACTAGAGAATATACAAAGAGAAGATTTAAGTTTTTTAGAAGAGGCAGAAGCATACTATAATCTTATACAAGAACATGAATATACACAATCGCAATTAGCTAGCATTATTGGTAAAAAACAATCCACTATTGCTAACAAATTAAGAATATTAAAGTTAGATGAAGAAATAAGAAAAAGTGTTTTAGAAAATAATCTAACAGAAAGACATGCAAGAGCACTACTAAAATTACCTACAAAAGAATTACAAAAGAAAGTTTTAAAAATTGTTATAAAAAGAGGATTAAATGTAAAGAAAACAGAGGAATTAATAAATAAAGAATTATTAAAGCTTGCTGGAAAAGAACTTGCTTCTGATGGAAAAAAGAAAATAAAAGGTATATTTGCTCCAAGAGTTTATGTAAATACAGTTAAGCAAGTATTTGATAAATACGGTGTACAAGCTACCTATAGAACAAAAGATTCAGAAGATAAGATACAAGTTATAATAAATATTCCTAAAAAATAG
- the rsmG gene encoding 16S rRNA (guanine(527)-N(7))-methyltransferase RsmG, producing MNSENQYYDILKVAASSMGLEFNDKKYYQFIKYKDLLKDWNSKVNLTAITEDEEIIKKHFIDSMKIFQFEYLKKANKIIDIGTGGGFPGIPMKIIRPEVEMVLLDSLKKRINVLDDILCKIGIDDVETIHGRAEEFSRNVKYREQFDAVVSRAVANLASLSEFCLPYVKVGGYFVALKGPSVDEEVKIAKKAISILGGKLEEIGEVEIENSDLKHNLVIIKKIKNTPKQYPRKAGTATKKPLV from the coding sequence TTGAATAGTGAAAATCAATATTATGATATATTAAAGGTTGCTGCTAGCAGTATGGGATTAGAATTTAATGATAAAAAGTATTACCAATTTATAAAATATAAAGATTTACTAAAAGATTGGAATAGTAAAGTTAATCTTACTGCTATAACTGAAGATGAAGAAATAATAAAGAAACATTTCATAGATTCTATGAAGATATTTCAATTCGAATACTTAAAAAAAGCAAATAAAATAATTGATATAGGAACTGGCGGAGGATTTCCAGGTATACCTATGAAAATAATAAGACCAGAAGTTGAAATGGTACTTCTTGACTCTTTAAAAAAGAGAATAAATGTATTAGATGATATTTTGTGTAAAATAGGTATTGACGATGTAGAAACTATTCACGGTAGGGCTGAAGAATTCTCAAGAAACGTTAAATATAGAGAACAATTTGATGCAGTAGTTTCAAGGGCTGTTGCAAATTTAGCTTCATTAAGTGAATTTTGTTTACCATATGTTAAAGTTGGTGGATATTTTGTAGCTTTAAAAGGACCATCTGTTGATGAAGAAGTAAAAATAGCTAAAAAAGCTATATCTATTTTAGGTGGTAAGTTAGAAGAAATTGGAGAAGTAGAAATAGAAAATAGTGATTTAAAACACAACTTAGTTATTATAAAGAAAATAAAAAATACACCTAAGCAGTATCCAAGAAAAGCAGGAACTGCTACAAAAAAACCTCTAGTATAA